Proteins encoded within one genomic window of Dasypus novemcinctus isolate mDasNov1 chromosome 17, mDasNov1.1.hap2, whole genome shotgun sequence:
- the LOC139436730 gene encoding endogenous retrovirus group K member 8 Gag polyprotein-like — MGGRLSSRQAPQVRALAGLLDTNGVRVSLRHLQKYWDLLLPFNPWLATCHLWSPDTYSRLIDRVTSSMEHDGRSFPPGLLPMLVAIRACLLGAPAPKEAYQVSAGAAARPLDCDPDKGDTPDSDTESLSSQLNADLELHPLRDDHYQDGELPLSSPPEGGRFLPSRQDGELPPSSSLERGKFPPGHQDGTLPPSSSPEGRKYGPSGGNPASLYPPLQVTPPSWRRPEGERPPSWRRPEGERPPSWRKPEGEPPPSYKSPEALPRTFCPPETAPQPSCLQPEGEPPPSCLQPETPLCPSCPPSQTTWLPPPPPLAAPPAPASRPWTSSDTWLGHSGPPMTGATPHLFPLNPVPSQASPQQWLPFTTDEIKNLRRAVKEDGIGSPYTQQLLEELGAQLVLPYDWISLARAILAPGQFVEWRCHFQAEAERRIAENASAGIQDPPEAYTGIGTFTDPVQYRNAPPGFWLRLRELALRSFRNVSATRPQKLAQMTQGKDQDFATFVARVIKACQRKVRREEAQVALAKDLIVEGCLDACRQIILTMRDKGVHDWVLACCNLDPQATSLAKAIATALTVSSGCFRCGEMGHFTRDCPQSQTERPPLPASSSRPPSRPRGPSTPCPRCRKRYHWARDCRSAQSPRQPLNSQRGKPQPRPKEATHQRAPKP; from the coding sequence atgggcgggcgtctatcttcccgccaagcgccgcaagtcagagcgctTGCTGGCCTCCTAGACACTAATGGCGTTAGGGTTTCCCTCCGCCACctgcaaaagtactgggatctcctcctgcctttcaatccgtggctggccacctgccacctttggagcccagacACTTACTCGCGTCTCATTGACCGCGTCACCTCCTCTATGGAGCATGATGGCAGGTCGtttccccctggcctcctgcccatgCTTGTGGCCATCCGCGCCTGCCTCCTTGGCGCGCCTGCCCCAAAAGAAGCTTACCAGGTTTCTGCCGGGGCTGCTGCGCGGCCGCTCGACTGCGACCCTGATAAGGGGGACACTCCCGACTCAGATACTGAGTCCTTATCTAGTCAGCTCAATGCCGACCTTGAGCTCCATCCTCTTCGGGATGACCATTATCAGGATGGCgaacttcctctttcctctccgcCTGAGGGGGGGAGGTTCCTGCCTAGtcgccaagatggcgaacttcctccttcttcttcgctTGAAAGGGGGAAGTTCCCGCCTGGCCACCAAGATggcacacttcctccttcttcttcgccTGAAGGGAGGAAGTATGGGCCCTCAGGCGGAAATCCCGCCTCTCTTTACCCGCCTCTTCAGgtcactccgccatcttggcgcagaccggaaggagagcgtccgccatcttggcgcagacCAGAAGGAGAgcgtccgccatcttggcgcaaaccggaaggagagcctccgccatcttatAAATCACCGGAAGCCTTGCCGCGGACATTTTGTCCGCCGGAAACTGctccgcagccatcttgtttGCAACCGGAAGGAGAGCCCCCACCATCTTGTTTGCAACCGGAAACTCCTCTGTGTCCATCTTGTCCCCCCTCTCAGACAACATGGctgccacctcctcctccattgGCCGCTCCGCCGGCACCAGCGTCCAGGCCTTGGACCAGTTCAGACACATGGCTGGGCCACTCCGGCCCACCCATGACAGGGGCCACCCCTCACCTCTTCCCTTTGAACCCAGTGCCCTCTCAAGCGAGCCCCCAGCAATGGCTCCCTTTCACCACTGATGAAATTAAAAACCTTAGACGCGCAGTTAAGGAGGATGGCATCGGGAGTCCGTACACCCAACAGCTGCTCGAGGAACTTGGGGCACAACTTGTTCTCCCCTATGATTGGATTTCACTTGCCCGGGCCATTCTGGCCCCAGGACAGTTCGTGGAATGGAGATGCCACTTCCAGGCAGAGGCTGAGAGGCGCATCGCCGAGAATGCCAGTGCGGGTATCCAGGACCCCCCAGAGGCGTACACAGGCATCGGTACTTTCACCGATCCTGTGCAGTACCGCAATGCACCCCCCGGTTTTTGGCTCCGGCTTAGAGAACTAGCCCTGCGATCCTTCCGCAATGTCTCCGCCACGAGACCTCAAAAGCTCGCCCAGATGACCCAGGGCAAAGACCAAGATTTCGCTACCTTTGTCGCCCGCGTCATCAAGGCCTGCCAGCGTAAGGTCCGCAGAGAGGAGGCCCAGGTCGCTCTCGCCAAAGATCTCATCGTTGAAGGATGCCTCGATGCTTGCCGGCAGATTATCCTCACCATGCGGGATAAGGGCGTCCATGACTGGGTCTTGGCTTGCTGCAACCTTGACCCGCAGGCCACTAGCCTCGCCAAAGCCATCGCCACGGCCCTAACCGTTTCTTCCGGATGCTTCAGATGCGGTGAGATGGGCCACTTCACCCGAGACTGCCCACAATCGCAGACCGAGAGACCACCCCTCCCAGCATCCAGCAGCCGCCCTCCATCCCGCCCGAGAGGGCCTTCCACCCCATGCCCTCGATGCAGAAAAAGATAtcattgggcccgcgactgccgctccGCTCAAAGCCCTCGccaacctttaaactcccagcggggcaagcctcagccccgccccaaagaggccacccaccagagagcccccaagccttga